ATGGAAGGGTCAAGAGGTTTACTCCAGACCCTTCCATTGATATAGAAAGCGGTTCACAGGGAACAACCGTTTACGTTCGGTTTAAGATCTAGCCTGGGAGGGCATGGTGTCGCTCCTGTGGGAGAATCATCCCCGTTTTTCGGATCTTCGATTTTGGGATAAAAAAACCGCTTATCTGCGTCTTTTTTATATTCCGGTTTTTGCTTTTAATGCTGAAAAGCTTCTCTGTCAAAGGACTCCGGCGGCTGTTCCATCCAGCCTCTTTTAATCATCAACTTAATGCCTTCTTCACCATATCTGGATATTTCCACCATTAGGGCGGCATAGTGTACAGCTAAATCTTTTCTGAAGGAAAGGGACATGGCGTAGGCGCATAAATAGATACCTGCCGTAACTGAGGTAGCAACCAGAAACATAATTAACCTATCTGAAAAAGGTGAGATTGTTGAATCCGTTACTTCCATGCTTACCGGCAAATTGCCCAGATGGTGTTCTTCCTTGAGGATTTTATTAAAGATGTCAATCTGCTTTTGCGCGAGGTCTTTTCCCTTAATAAGATAGTCTTTAATCTCTTTGTCACGCATCACTTGAATGAAGCCCATTAACATCAGCATGCCGATGTAATTTCTCTCAATAATGTAAAATATCTCACCTAATTCCATAGCATTTAAGGGGCGATGCTCACCAAACCATGTTTCTAAGAGAGACTCTCTTTCATGTATAAACTCTACCTGGCGGGGATAGGGAATTTTGGGGGGCCGATCATAAATTCCTTTGGACAACATAAGATTTAATGCTTTCTTAAATAAGGCACCGCTCAAATTTAAACATTCATAAAAGAATTCAACAACATCCTCCCGGGCTACTTTTGTAATGGTTGTAGCATAGTCACTAAAAACCATTTGGTTAAATCGATAGACATAGCTTAAGCCATAAAGGTCAGTGTATAGTGAAGGTGCGGAAAGATTTAAATCATAATCCGAAAACCCCTTTGGTATGGGAAAATGTTCCTCTGTAAAGATCTCTTTAATTCTGACTGTGAATTTTTGCAGTAAATAGATTTGCTCTGTCACTAATGGCTTTATTTCGGAGTCCTGTATATGTTGCTCAAAATGCCTGAACACATATAAATGGGAGATGTTCTGCATATATATTTTCCATAAACTCGCAATTTCAGGAGTTGTTAAGTCGAGGTGGTGCTCTTTCATCTGTCCCTCCATAAGAAATTAAATTTTTTAATAATATGTATCATACCCTGCTATACTATGCAGCATGTTTGCCGGCTCATAGTCAGGTAAGAATAATTGTGAGATGATTAAGTCGCCGCAGGAATGAGCGTCAATTTTTGTTTAAGGCATGATATGGAATGTTACGTTAAAAAGCCTGTTCCTGCGCATTCAAATCAGGAACAGGCTTTTTAATATGTAATTGGTTCATAAAATATGCATGAAAAGCCTCTTTAGATTGGTGTTATGTTAGCCGTGGCAGAGGTGCTTGAGTTTGAGTCAAACGCATATTATTCACCTCTTCAGTCATACTACTTGAGAAGTCTTTTTAATCAAATTTAAGGTGAATTTAAGGCTTGTATAGTATATTTTTACTAATATAGAAAACAAATTCTAAATGCAGGAGGTTTAAATTATGAGGTCATTGCGAATTCTAGTCTTTTCAGCAAGCTTTGGAGCTGGACATATTATGGCTGCAGAAGCGCTAATTCAGGCCTTTAAGGATATAAAACCTTCCGTAGAAATCATTCATGAGGATTACATGGGGTTATACAATAATGTTGTTAACCGAATGATTAAGAGTTCTTATATAAGTATTATCAAGTGTGCCCCAAAACTTTGGGGAACTTTCTACCATAGCACTAAAAACCTCACCTATGATTCAATATTTCAAAGACTTATTAATAAAATTGGCCGAAAACAATTAACGGACTATGTCTATAGTTTACAGCCTGATCTTATTATTTGTACTTACCCAACCATTTCCGGGCTGCTTGCTGAGCTTAAAAGCAGCGGAGAACTAAATATTCCCCTAGTAACTGTAATCACTGACTATACGACTCACTGTCAATGGATTCATCCCGGTGTGGATATGTATATTGTTGGCAGTTCACAAGTAAGCGATGGTCTTGTTGAAAGAGGAATTAACCCAAAATCTATTCAGTTAACAGGAATCCCAGTGAGTCCTAATTTTGATCGTATCTTAAATCATCAGGAGGTACGCAAAGATTTAGGGCTCAAAAATGATCGTTTTACTTTTTTGATCATGGGCGGAGCCTATGGAGTTCTCAGTAACATCAAGTGGATGTGCAAATATATTGCCGCCGCGGATGCACCAATTCAGGGGATCGTCGTCTGTGGGAAAGATCAGCGGCTTTATAACTCCCTCGATTCTGTTTTAGAAGAGGCTAGAAATCCTATTGTACGCTTTAATTTTGTCGATAATATCGATGTATTAATGACAGCATCTGATGCCATAATCACTAAAGCTGGCGGACTAACGGTATCCGAGGCCTTGACGAAGCATTTACCCATGATTATTTATAAACCTATTCCTGGGCAAGAAGAAAATAATGCAAATTACATTGAAGCTATTGGAGCAGGGAAAATCGCTTATACCCAGCAAGAAATGCAAAGTATTGTTAAAGAACTCATTGAAAATCGGGATATTACTGACAAAATGAGGTTGTCTTCAGCACATGCTTTTCCAGGGCACTCAGCAGAACGTGCTGTTAAGGCTATTCTTAATCTAATCTATGA
This Desulfosporosinus orientis DSM 765 DNA region includes the following protein-coding sequences:
- a CDS encoding DUF3231 family protein, whose amino-acid sequence is MKEHHLDLTTPEIASLWKIYMQNISHLYVFRHFEQHIQDSEIKPLVTEQIYLLQKFTVRIKEIFTEEHFPIPKGFSDYDLNLSAPSLYTDLYGLSYVYRFNQMVFSDYATTITKVAREDVVEFFYECLNLSGALFKKALNLMLSKGIYDRPPKIPYPRQVEFIHERESLLETWFGEHRPLNAMELGEIFYIIERNYIGMLMLMGFIQVMRDKEIKDYLIKGKDLAQKQIDIFNKILKEEHHLGNLPVSMEVTDSTISPFSDRLIMFLVATSVTAGIYLCAYAMSLSFRKDLAVHYAALMVEISRYGEEGIKLMIKRGWMEQPPESFDREAFQH
- a CDS encoding UDP-N-acetylglucosamine--LPS N-acetylglucosamine transferase; the encoded protein is MRSLRILVFSASFGAGHIMAAEALIQAFKDIKPSVEIIHEDYMGLYNNVVNRMIKSSYISIIKCAPKLWGTFYHSTKNLTYDSIFQRLINKIGRKQLTDYVYSLQPDLIICTYPTISGLLAELKSSGELNIPLVTVITDYTTHCQWIHPGVDMYIVGSSQVSDGLVERGINPKSIQLTGIPVSPNFDRILNHQEVRKDLGLKNDRFTFLIMGGAYGVLSNIKWMCKYIAAADAPIQGIVVCGKDQRLYNSLDSVLEEARNPIVRFNFVDNIDVLMTASDAIITKAGGLTVSEALTKHLPMIIYKPIPGQEENNANYIEAIGAGKIAYTQQEMQSIVKELIENRDITDKMRLSSAHAFPGHSAERAVKAILNLIYELPSALPAGANTAV